TCATATCGCGCGTTCACCTCCTGCGCATCGATGGTGCCCGCGACTCGGCTTCCGGGGTCGACCAGGTGGAGCCCCGGCGATGTATCGAATGCGCGAGTCGACTGCGACGGGGCCGTGGTATCCGGCCCGTCGGAAAAGAAGCTCGGCGAGATCAAAGGCTCTAAGGGCGAGCCGAACCTCCTCAGCGGCGATGAAGTCCTCGAGAGGCCCCCTGCCGCGCCGGTGCAGGTAGTAGTCGCGCCGCGACTCCTGGAGGCTCGCAAACTGCACGACCCCGTTTCGGTGCGCCCGCACCTGTGCGTAGACGACGCCCCCGGCCTCCCATGACGTCTCGAGGCCGAAGCTGCACGGGCGCAGGACCCCGTCGCCAAAGAAGGGGTCGGCCTCAGCCAGATCGAGCCCTGCGAGCTCGGACGGCCGGAGGACCTCGGCCGGGGCGAGGAGCGGTGTGAACACCACGCTCAGCCACGGAGGTGGTCGGAAACCCCAGCCGCTGTCGGCGAACACCTTCGCGTCTGCGTGCGGGAGTTCCTGGAGGGGCTGTGCCTCTCGATGGAGCCTCTCGATGGCGTCCCGGCTGGATCCGAGCCTCTCATAGGCCTCCCGCACCTCCCGCTCACCCATGGCGAGGACCTGCGTCCCGTGACGGCGGTAGTAGCGGTTCTCGCGATCGCCGGCGCTGATCATGATCGGGGCCGGCGCGACAGGGACCCTGAGGACGAGGCAGTAGCCGCCGTCCACATCGACCCGGCGCATCTCGTA
This DNA window, taken from Miltoncostaea oceani, encodes the following:
- a CDS encoding AlbA family DNA-binding domain-containing protein, which codes for MASVTDPVDLWTAEHIRLLVDQELPEGARLEYKRELHLRQAKQRVEAAKDLSGLSNADGGVLVYGIEEQPGADGFMIPVGVCPLTDGTLPDRLRDVISGICQPVPHYEMRRVDVDGGYCLVLRVPVAPAPIMISAGDRENRYYRRHGTQVLAMGEREVREAYERLGSSRDAIERLHREAQPLQELPHADAKVFADSGWGFRPPPWLSVVFTPLLAPAEVLRPSELAGLDLAEADPFFGDGVLRPCSFGLETSWEAGGVVYAQVRAHRNGVVQFASLQESRRDYYLHRRGRGPLEDFIAAEEVRLALRAFDLAELLFRRAGYHGPVAVDSRIRYIAGAPPGRPRKPSRGHHRCAGGERAI